A DNA window from Mycoplasmopsis pullorum contains the following coding sequences:
- a CDS encoding potassium channel family protein, with translation MSILNICKAINIIVTSDNELPKSLNKHNKYLNILKYIYIAILLFTVTFSFVSFAVPKTNSDISNLLIFISIATFFVFAIDFSLHWITCWVNKPERPIWKSFLSYPFTFTGIILILCMLPSLKVFEYWGLEKNAWVDFFKVLSFVRIIRLVLILKIYPPFKILINVFQSQKVILTYIFVFIVILIIVFALIIWNNETVWLENTISKQILSDFKTNNPNQEIPVWINDHNSEQWKNEYEKILNSGAYSNVVTSFFDSLYFSTITLTTIGYGDFFPHADASKFIVILISLVGIAIFAIPSGVIAGAMLSEMNNIIKTKKDKNAQNPEN, from the coding sequence ATGTCAATTTTAAATATATGTAAAGCTATTAATATAATCGTTACTTCTGATAATGAATTACCTAAATCTTTAAATAAACATAATAAATATTTAAACATTTTAAAATATATTTACATCGCAATTTTACTCTTTACAGTTACATTCTCTTTTGTGAGTTTTGCTGTACCAAAAACAAATTCTGATATTTCAAATTTACTAATTTTTATTAGTATTGCGACATTTTTTGTTTTTGCAATTGATTTTTCATTACACTGAATTACTTGCTGAGTAAATAAACCAGAAAGACCTATTTGAAAGAGCTTTTTATCTTATCCATTTACTTTTACAGGTATCATTTTAATTTTATGTATGTTACCATCTTTAAAAGTTTTTGAATATTGAGGTTTAGAAAAAAACGCCTGAGTGGATTTCTTTAAAGTTTTATCATTTGTACGAATTATTCGTCTGGTTTTGATTTTAAAAATCTATCCACCATTTAAAATTTTAATTAATGTATTCCAATCACAAAAAGTTATTTTGACCTATATTTTCGTTTTCATTGTTATTTTAATTATTGTTTTCGCTTTGATTATTTGAAATAATGAAACAGTTTGATTAGAAAATACTATTTCAAAACAAATTTTGAGTGATTTTAAAACAAATAATCCGAATCAAGAAATACCTGTTTGAATTAATGATCATAACTCAGAACAGTGAAAAAATGAATACGAAAAAATTCTTAATTCTGGAGCTTATTCAAACGTAGTAACTAGCTTTTTTGACTCACTTTATTTTTCAACTATTACCTTAACTACAATTGGATATGGCGATTTCTTCCCGCATGCGGATGCATCAAAATTTATTGTTATTTTAATTTCGCTAGTTGGTATCGCCATCTTTGCAATACCATCCGGGGTTATTGCAGGGGCAATGTTGAGTGAAATGAATAATATTATTAAAACTAAAAAAGATAAAAATGCTCAGAATCCTGAAAACTAG
- a CDS encoding tRNA1(Val) (adenine(37)-N6)-methyltransferase: MDKLIKNSLGFDSDLYIYQDKSMFNYSVDTILLGNFVKLSNKITRILEIGTNNGALSVFLAARNKNNRIVAVEIQERAVQIAQKNVELNKMTDQIQLINQDFNIFYKEWNKNNNPKFQSIVCNPPFYPYDKTKSKTKSSMEKLIATHEIHLNLDQLICGSSKLLEQKGYLSLVLPVERLVDCFESMRKYKIEPKRVQFILPRVDDKPKFALIEGRLGAGWGVHFQPNLYLHDPNDKLNHDYLDSIKALYKPIIVGEKADE; this comes from the coding sequence ATGGATAAATTAATTAAAAATTCATTAGGTTTCGATTCTGATTTATACATATACCAAGACAAATCGATGTTTAATTATTCAGTGGACACTATTTTATTAGGTAATTTTGTAAAATTATCAAATAAAATCACTCGAATTTTAGAAATAGGAACTAATAACGGAGCTTTATCAGTCTTTTTAGCTGCAAGAAATAAAAATAATAGAATTGTGGCTGTGGAAATTCAAGAGCGTGCAGTTCAAATCGCGCAAAAAAACGTGGAATTAAACAAAATGACTGATCAAATTCAATTGATCAATCAAGATTTCAACATTTTTTATAAAGAATGAAATAAAAATAATAATCCTAAATTCCAAAGTATTGTTTGCAACCCTCCTTTTTATCCATACGATAAAACTAAATCCAAAACTAAATCTTCGATGGAAAAATTAATCGCAACGCACGAAATCCACTTAAATCTAGATCAATTAATTTGTGGTTCTTCCAAATTACTTGAACAAAAAGGATATTTATCTTTAGTATTACCAGTAGAAAGATTGGTGGATTGCTTTGAATCAATGCGAAAATATAAGATTGAGCCTAAAAGAGTTCAATTTATTCTCCCGAGAGTAGATGATAAACCGAAATTCGCATTAATTGAGGGAAGATTAGGAGCTGGTTGAGGAGTACACTTTCAACCTAATCTATATTTGCATGATCCAAATGACAAATTAAATCATGATTATTTAGATTCAATAAAAGCATTATATAAACCAATAATAGTAGGAGAAAAAGCTGATGAATAA
- the secG gene encoding preprotein translocase subunit SecG gives MQTAILFVIIFISLVIIIISFLMSPDSNAFSGALVGSGDLELFKTSKERGSKKFLKYAMFSVGIVLLSIALIFRIFIG, from the coding sequence ATGCAAACAGCAATATTATTTGTGATCATTTTTATTTCTTTAGTAATAATCATAATTTCGTTCCTAATGTCTCCGGACTCAAACGCTTTTTCTGGTGCTTTGGTCGGATCAGGGGACTTGGAACTTTTTAAAACATCAAAAGAAAGGGGCAGCAAAAAATTTCTAAAATACGCGATGTTTAGTGTCGGAATTGTACTCTTATCTATTGCTCTAATTTTTAGAATTTTTATTGGATAA
- the rnr gene encoding ribonuclease R — translation MINKANILEFIKNKKNVPFLEIVKHFKINPKQNKEVTKLLFELQNEYLIFKNRDDSYYAPIFVQEKDGILKVNSSGKFGFLDEITDDVEILEKDKKSIYIAKNNFNNAMDGDQVQAKIFKEIKSDQEEIFYGVVTQIQKRNNSELIGFLKKNNNFVDFEPIDKKFKIHKFRIVNMSVEAKINDLVVAKIVSFEKSYILVSIQSVITNETDPKVFLKAFIENTKLPKSFPDSLTGELQKVPQKIDQEDWTGRVDLRNELIVTIDGDSTKDFDDAIIVKKLPNGNFELGVHIADVSHYVRENTEIDKEALQRGTSIYLVDRVIPMLPEELSNGICSLNPNEDRFVMSCVMEIDPKGNTVKTNIFPGIINSKYRLTYKQVNNFLEHNDDSVIKDSQLQKMLLDSYELSKILHNFKINQGYIDFEISEPKIILNEDGSVKDIKIEERGVSEVLIEDFMVRANEEVAIFLSKLKLPVMYRVHDVPDVEKINSLKTVLNALKINDIYINEVDLTPKKFAECTEIIKSKRDDEFIKLMFLRTMQKAKYSGGNIGHFGLASDCYCHFTSPIRRYPDLVVHRIIRDFVFNKENHKLNEIKEKLESIAIQCSSSEQSSVEAERNSNDLMYAEFFKNKIGERFSAQIISIVKFGFFVEFANKQMH, via the coding sequence ATGATAAATAAAGCAAATATATTAGAATTTATAAAAAACAAAAAGAATGTACCTTTTTTAGAAATAGTTAAACATTTTAAGATTAATCCTAAACAAAATAAAGAAGTTACTAAATTATTGTTTGAATTACAAAATGAATACTTAATTTTTAAAAATAGAGACGATTCTTATTATGCACCTATTTTCGTTCAAGAAAAAGATGGTATCTTAAAAGTTAACTCATCAGGTAAATTTGGTTTTTTAGATGAAATTACGGACGATGTGGAAATTTTAGAAAAGGATAAAAAATCAATCTACATTGCAAAAAATAACTTTAACAATGCAATGGATGGTGATCAAGTTCAAGCAAAAATTTTTAAAGAAATTAAATCTGATCAGGAAGAAATATTTTACGGTGTCGTAACTCAAATTCAAAAACGAAACAATAGTGAATTAATCGGATTCTTGAAAAAAAATAATAATTTCGTTGACTTTGAACCAATCGATAAAAAGTTCAAAATACACAAATTCAGAATTGTCAATATGTCTGTAGAAGCTAAAATTAACGATTTAGTTGTGGCAAAAATTGTGAGTTTCGAAAAATCTTACATTTTAGTTTCAATTCAATCTGTAATTACAAATGAAACAGATCCAAAAGTATTTTTAAAAGCATTTATCGAAAATACAAAATTACCAAAAAGTTTCCCAGATTCCTTGACTGGGGAACTTCAAAAAGTACCACAAAAAATCGACCAAGAAGATTGAACTGGACGTGTTGACTTAAGAAATGAACTTATTGTCACTATTGACGGAGACTCAACAAAAGATTTTGATGATGCAATAATTGTTAAAAAATTACCAAATGGTAATTTCGAGTTAGGTGTCCACATTGCGGACGTTTCACACTACGTCAGAGAGAATACTGAAATTGATAAAGAGGCTTTACAAAGAGGGACAAGTATCTATTTAGTAGATCGTGTTATCCCTATGCTTCCTGAAGAATTGTCAAATGGTATTTGTTCGCTTAATCCAAATGAAGATCGTTTTGTAATGAGTTGTGTAATGGAAATTGATCCGAAAGGTAACACTGTTAAAACAAATATTTTTCCTGGGATTATTAATAGTAAATATCGTTTAACTTACAAACAAGTCAATAACTTTTTAGAACATAATGATGATTCAGTAATTAAAGATTCGCAATTGCAAAAAATGTTGCTAGACTCATATGAGTTGTCAAAAATCTTGCATAATTTTAAAATTAATCAGGGATACATTGATTTTGAAATTTCTGAACCAAAAATAATTTTAAATGAAGACGGTAGCGTCAAAGATATCAAAATTGAAGAGCGTGGTGTTTCCGAAGTTCTAATCGAAGATTTCATGGTTCGAGCAAATGAAGAAGTTGCTATTTTCTTATCAAAATTAAAATTACCTGTGATGTACAGAGTCCACGATGTCCCAGATGTGGAAAAAATCAATTCGCTCAAAACTGTTTTAAATGCTTTAAAAATCAACGATATTTATATTAATGAAGTTGATTTAACACCTAAAAAATTCGCCGAATGTACTGAAATTATTAAATCAAAACGTGACGACGAATTCATCAAATTGATGTTTTTAAGAACTATGCAAAAAGCAAAATATTCTGGGGGCAATATCGGTCATTTTGGGCTAGCGAGCGACTGCTATTGTCACTTCACCAGTCCAATTCGTCGTTATCCCGATTTAGTGGTCCACAGAATTATTCGCGATTTTGTTTTTAATAAAGAAAATCATAAATTGAATGAAATCAAAGAAAAATTAGAATCTATCGCGATTCAATGTTCATCAAGTGAACAATCATCAGTTGAAGCGGAACGTAACTCAAACGATTTAATGTATGCAGAATTCTTCAAAAATAAAATTGGAGAAAGATTTAGTGCACAAATTATTAGCATAGTCAAATTCGGTTTTTTTGTCGAATTCGCCAATAAACAGATGCATTAG
- the metG gene encoding methionine--tRNA ligase, whose translation MNKKTFYITTPIYYASGNLHIGHLYTTTLAWVLGNYKKLQGYDVKVLTGSDEHGQKIYEKALEQNKTPKEFVDETSQKFVQMWEDFKIDVDYFSRTTDEKHCETVQKIFNHFVEKGYIYKGKYEGWYSVSDEEFLTQSQAIKKDGKMYHPTSGHELKFISEESYFFKLDLFQDWLSNYIEANSSFLAPQKTVNEIKNNFLSNLSDLSVTRTNVKWGIPVTIDNKHTIYVWLDALFNYVTKLGYGFDTKSAEFEKFWENGDEIVHILGKEIARFHFIYWPIFLKALNLKQPNKIQSHGWIITPTGKMSKSKNNVVDPYDLLQRYHPEMIKYFLASQLPFGEDGIFDEERFKNIINAELINNFGNLVSRTLKMKSNSFDGPIKYQKSEHVEDLEIEKAITESISQFASYMDEFKIDKGIQIAVELGNHLNKYIDLTQPWTLKDDLERLEQILVRLLNGIYACATYFSIVLPEKISEVAESLGLDDFSIKNIEKFDKFDNIDTAEKFMFFERLK comes from the coding sequence ATGAATAAAAAAACATTTTATATTACCACGCCAATTTATTATGCGTCTGGAAATTTACACATCGGTCACCTTTACACAACAACACTTGCCTGAGTTTTAGGTAATTACAAAAAATTACAAGGATATGATGTTAAAGTTTTAACAGGTAGCGATGAGCACGGTCAAAAGATTTACGAAAAAGCACTAGAACAAAATAAAACACCTAAAGAATTCGTTGATGAAACATCACAAAAGTTTGTTCAAATGTGAGAAGATTTTAAAATTGATGTGGATTATTTTAGTCGTACAACTGACGAAAAACACTGTGAGACAGTACAAAAAATATTTAATCACTTTGTTGAAAAAGGTTACATTTACAAAGGAAAATACGAAGGTTGATATTCAGTTAGCGATGAAGAATTCTTAACCCAGTCTCAAGCAATTAAAAAAGACGGTAAAATGTACCATCCTACTAGTGGTCACGAATTAAAATTCATTTCAGAAGAAAGTTACTTTTTCAAATTAGATCTTTTTCAAGATTGGTTAAGTAATTACATCGAAGCAAATTCATCATTTTTAGCACCACAAAAAACAGTAAATGAGATTAAAAACAACTTTTTATCCAATTTAAGTGATTTAAGTGTTACTCGTACCAATGTTAAATGAGGTATCCCGGTCACAATTGATAACAAACACACTATTTATGTTTGATTGGATGCTTTATTTAATTATGTAACTAAATTAGGTTATGGTTTTGATACCAAATCTGCTGAATTTGAAAAATTTTGAGAAAATGGTGACGAAATTGTACATATTTTAGGTAAGGAAATTGCTCGTTTCCACTTTATTTATTGACCAATTTTCTTAAAGGCATTAAACTTAAAGCAACCAAACAAAATTCAAAGTCATGGTTGAATTATTACTCCTACAGGCAAAATGTCAAAATCTAAAAATAATGTGGTTGATCCTTATGATTTATTGCAAAGATATCATCCGGAAATGATCAAATACTTTTTAGCAAGTCAATTACCATTTGGTGAAGATGGCATTTTTGATGAAGAAAGATTTAAAAATATTATTAATGCTGAATTAATTAATAATTTTGGTAATTTAGTTTCTCGAACACTCAAAATGAAGTCCAATTCATTTGATGGTCCAATTAAATATCAAAAATCAGAGCATGTTGAAGATTTAGAAATTGAAAAGGCAATAACTGAATCAATTAGTCAATTTGCAAGTTACATGGATGAATTTAAAATCGACAAAGGTATTCAAATCGCAGTAGAATTAGGAAATCATTTAAACAAATATATCGATTTAACTCAACCTTGAACTTTAAAAGATGACTTAGAACGTTTAGAACAAATTTTAGTTCGTTTGCTCAACGGAATTTACGCTTGTGCAACATATTTTAGTATTGTTTTACCAGAAAAAATTTCAGAAGTTGCAGAATCACTTGGTTTAGATGATTTTTCAATAAAAAATATTGAAAAATTCGATAAATTTGATAATATTGATACGGCGGAAAAATTCATGT